The Desulfonauticus submarinus genome has a segment encoding these proteins:
- a CDS encoding carboxypeptidase-like regulatory domain-containing protein, whose translation MSSVVLNFRETLKNGNEKSFYLELDEEKNLNKFRFNLNEDAFIRIYPAVIPKIRTNKGTIKFVAYNITKKIQQTFTFTRQKTAYLSYPCHKILKYFWDGKVFPSIPTIQFLEDQIILNQETSGILTINYLTTYNILSVNSKEEGKILLEAMSENRYGSIVIDYITERKPVYLTVKDACTRTVIPNASVFLGKEFIGFTDKSGNIFLGDLKVGQRYDLKIKAEGYQDTDKDNIANDFFIVEK comes from the coding sequence ATGTCATCAGTAGTATTAAATTTTAGAGAAACATTAAAAAATGGTAATGAAAAAAGCTTTTATCTTGAATTAGATGAAGAAAAAAATCTTAATAAATTTAGATTTAACTTAAATGAAGATGCTTTTATTCGTATTTATCCAGCGGTAATTCCTAAAATTAGAACAAACAAAGGAACAATAAAATTTGTTGCCTATAATATTACTAAGAAAATACAACAAACATTTACTTTTACAAGACAAAAAACTGCATATTTAAGTTATCCATGTCATAAAATTTTAAAATATTTTTGGGACGGAAAAGTGTTTCCATCTATTCCAACAATACAATTTTTAGAAGATCAAATAATATTAAACCAAGAAACAAGCGGAATACTCACTATAAACTACTTAACAACGTACAATATTTTAAGTGTAAATTCTAAAGAAGAAGGTAAAATACTTTTAGAAGCGATGTCTGAAAATAGATATGGTAGCATAGTAATAGATTATATAACAGAGAGAAAACCAGTATATTTAACTGTAAAGGACGCTTGTACAAGAACGGTAATTCCTAATGCTTCTGTATTTTTAGGTAAAGAATTTATAGGTTTTACAGATAAAAGCGGGAATATTTTTTTAGGAGACTTAAAAGTTGGTCAAAGATATGATTTGAAAATCAAGGCTGAGGGGTATCAAGATACTGACAAAGATAATATAGCAAACGATTTTTTTATTGTTGAAAAATGA
- a CDS encoding CAP domain-containing protein, whose protein sequence is MTSNITAYICPQKWKPTAVCKKKSINYLQQQKNKITAFLCPSGYKCNGEEITTYLLPKKSGVECFLCVPACEEPQQKNTLENFRLKLIEKINHARKTHPTECEDPANLKQNRILNAVAQYMATDMAKRDSLDSIDSFKRGVLSRINSFGLSVSVARENRIMLKDIATVDYLAQQCLEAWMQQAETRANLFDPSMNMVGIGMKKKDNKIYICLDLVEIKELIDPPDPSLNCSITCKEKITWTQTYILETFYDHSGDIPVQKTKKIPGDKIRFFVSLPKTCLLEKARLRFEVSPCTWELIPTKDKEMISIERELIWLGKQAGNSHTFINEDGQLCVEFSLSSACFIPGEWIALEVWLRGYTNCRPIIWASSWFETKCFTSGFIQGAGLLENGQLIEGGYLHHFQDNWIGDKRLHWYVWFKGKLYWLQASDFNRYSLGERCFIFKNGKGILNNGLITTHGCRWPTIDSEGEIASSQNVSYNLDTENDIIVPFSFIKQ, encoded by the coding sequence ATGACAAGCAATATAACCGCCTATATTTGTCCTCAAAAATGGAAGCCCACGGCTGTCTGTAAAAAAAAGTCGATAAATTATTTACAACAACAAAAAAATAAAATTACTGCATTTTTATGTCCATCTGGATACAAATGTAATGGAGAAGAAATAACCACTTATTTATTACCTAAAAAAAGTGGCGTCGAATGTTTTTTGTGTGTTCCTGCCTGTGAAGAACCGCAACAAAAAAATACTTTGGAAAATTTTAGGCTAAAATTGATAGAAAAAATAAATCATGCCAGAAAAACACATCCTACTGAATGTGAAGATCCTGCAAATTTAAAACAAAACAGAATATTAAATGCTGTAGCTCAATATATGGCTACAGATATGGCAAAAAGAGATTCGTTAGATAGTATAGACAGTTTTAAACGAGGAGTATTATCACGTATAAATTCGTTTGGATTATCTGTTTCAGTTGCAAGAGAAAACAGAATTATGTTGAAAGATATAGCAACAGTAGACTATTTAGCTCAACAATGTTTAGAAGCATGGATGCAACAAGCTGAAACTAGAGCGAATCTCTTTGATCCCAGCATGAATATGGTTGGGATAGGGATGAAAAAAAAAGACAATAAAATTTACATTTGTCTTGATTTAGTAGAAATAAAAGAATTGATAGATCCTCCAGACCCAAGTTTAAATTGTTCTATCACGTGTAAGGAAAAAATTACATGGACACAAACATATATTTTAGAAACTTTCTATGATCATTCAGGAGATATTCCTGTACAAAAAACAAAAAAAATTCCTGGAGATAAAATACGTTTTTTTGTGTCTCTTCCAAAAACCTGCCTTTTAGAAAAAGCTAGGCTAAGATTTGAAGTGTCCCCCTGTACATGGGAATTAATTCCTACAAAAGATAAAGAGATGATAAGCATAGAACGGGAATTAATTTGGCTTGGAAAACAAGCTGGAAATTCTCATACTTTTATCAATGAGGACGGACAATTGTGTGTAGAGTTTTCTTTATCCTCTGCTTGCTTTATCCCAGGAGAGTGGATAGCTTTAGAAGTATGGCTGCGTGGATATACAAATTGTCGTCCGATAATTTGGGCTTCTAGTTGGTTTGAGACAAAATGTTTTACTAGCGGATTTATTCAAGGAGCAGGACTACTAGAAAATGGACAGCTTATAGAAGGCGGCTATTTACATCATTTTCAAGACAATTGGATAGGCGATAAACGTCTGCATTGGTATGTATGGTTTAAAGGGAAGCTTTATTGGCTACAAGCCAGCGATTTTAATAGATATTCTTTAGGAGAAAGGTGTTTTATTTTTAAAAATGGTAAAGGAATTTTAAACAACGGGTTGATAACAACGCATGGATGTAGATGGCCAACAATTGATAGCGAAGGAGAAATAGCTTCTAGCCAAAATGTTAGTTACAACTTAGATACAGAAAATGACATTATTGTACCTTTTAGTTTTATAAAGCAATGA